From Actinoplanes oblitus, a single genomic window includes:
- a CDS encoding SigB/SigF/SigG family RNA polymerase sigma factor: protein MRSSAVPFADLDDPSLEELAATSRSDPAWPVLRERVINAWLPMARRLARRYANRGEDSDDLVQVATVGLIKAVDGFEPERGGDFASYAIPTVLGELKRHFRDRMWNIRVPRRLQELNMAINRARGELVQRLGRVPTVADIATHLGIGEEEVIEGLEGAYAYRPASLSTPIGPDGDAELGDSIGGVDPGFELTELHITLGPALARLTEREQQIIALRFHGNLTQSQIGEKIGVSQMHVSRLLTGALGKLREFMN from the coding sequence ATGCGCTCGTCCGCAGTTCCGTTCGCCGACCTCGACGATCCCTCGTTGGAAGAGCTGGCCGCGACGTCCCGGTCGGACCCGGCCTGGCCGGTGCTGCGCGAACGGGTGATCAACGCCTGGTTGCCGATGGCCCGGCGGCTGGCCCGGCGGTACGCCAACCGTGGCGAGGACAGCGACGACCTCGTCCAGGTCGCCACGGTGGGCCTGATCAAGGCGGTGGACGGCTTCGAGCCCGAGCGTGGCGGCGACTTCGCCAGCTATGCCATCCCGACCGTGCTGGGCGAGCTGAAGCGGCACTTCCGGGATCGGATGTGGAACATCCGGGTGCCGCGCCGGCTCCAGGAACTCAACATGGCGATCAACCGGGCGCGCGGTGAGCTGGTCCAGCGGCTGGGCCGGGTGCCGACGGTCGCGGACATCGCCACCCACCTGGGGATCGGCGAGGAGGAAGTGATCGAGGGGCTGGAGGGCGCCTACGCGTACCGGCCGGCCTCACTGTCCACGCCGATCGGCCCGGACGGCGACGCCGAGCTGGGCGACTCCATCGGCGGCGTCGACCCCGGCTTCGAGCTGACCGAGCTGCACATCACCCTGGGGCCCGCGCTGGCCCGGCTGACCGAGCGGGAGCAGCAGATCATCGCGCTGCGCTTCCACGGGAACCTCACCCAGAGCCAGATCGGCGAAAAGATCGGGGTGTCCCAGATGCATGTGTCACGGCTGCTGACCGGCGCGCTCGGCAAGTTGCGGGAGTTCATGAATTAA